The following is a genomic window from Microcoleus sp. FACHB-672.
GATTCCTCCCCAGCGCACGTAGGCGTAATAAGCATCCGTCATGTAAGTTTTCGCAATCGTTTCTTTCCCCCATGACACATAGAATTTGGCAGCCAGTTCGTGAGCGAGTGCTTCTTCGTTGATGTACTCGTTTTCTTTAGCAAGGGCAATCGCCTTGTCGTACATTTCCATTGCCTCAACCTTTTCACCAAGAACTCGATGCCGCTCTGCCTCCACTAGATAAAATTTATGCAGAAAGTTCATCGGAGCATGATGCGCCCATTTCTGCATCTTTTCTTGATTACTGTGTACCCGCTCAAGAATCTCCTGTTGTTGCGACTTCGTCGCCGCTTCGCTAACAGACTGTGAACGCTCAGGACACACACCTAGCCGTACTAGAGAATCATAAAAATAGAAAATAACAACCGTTAGCTGCCCAGCAGATGCGCCGAAAGAACTTTCTATTTGAGGGATATTTTTTAAGGCTTCTAGGTAATCCTCAAACAGATAACAAAGCACAAGTTTGTTCAAATATAAGTAATGAAGTGCAAGTTGGTTGTTGGTTTGCTGATGTAGCGGCAGCATTTTCTCTTCGTCGTAGGCTTCTCCTTTTAATTGGGATGGGTTTTGGTTTCTTCCCATCATGTTTAAGACGGCTTGCCAACATATCTTTGTATTATTAAGAGCTGTTTCTTGGCTGATTTTATGAAGGGCGTCTGTGTAAGTTGCGATGTCTTGTTCGAGCTGCATTAGTTGCTTGCCGGCAAAAAATGAGTAATGGCTCCACACCATGATGGCATAGCCGGCATATTCTAAATCTCCGGTTTCCAGCCCGCTAGAGAAAACCGACAGGAAAGGTTCTAAAGCATTCTTGACGTGTTCTTTCCAATGTTGAACGGCAGCATATACCAAGTGGCACGTCTTAGCTTCGATTTCTTTGGCATTTAACTTTGAGACGAGACGTAAAGCTAATTGACCGAACTCATAGCCCCGTTCAATATCTCCTATGACTCCACAAAGAAGAAGACTATATACGGCATATCCAAAGGGAGATACAGAAGCATTGCCATATTGAACGGATAAATCGACCTGTTTGCACACGGTTAAAGGCACCAGTGAGGGCCTCCCAGAATAGCAAGGAGAAAATATACTTGACAGAATTCTGATAGCAGCTAGTTGATGAGGATCGCTCATCTCAGGAAGATCGATTAAGTCCTCAATTCGCGTTCCGCTCAAAATTGCCGCAGTTTCCCCCAGCGCCTGCCCAATATCAGATGGGTTTGGCTCAGTGGGAAAGTCTACCCCCAACTGCTTTAAGACTTGCAGCCCCGTATTCAGCGCTTCAAGTAACTTTTGCTGCGCCATATATGCTTGCATCTGGACTTCGTACACCTTCACTTTGTCCAGGAGGGATGTAGATTGTTGCAACACTACATTCGTCAATCTTTGCATTCCCTCAAAATCGCCATTCAGATAGGCCGCTTCTGCTGCTTCTTGATGCAGCGCTAATGTTAGTTCATACTGGCTGCTCCAGCTATGTTCTGCTAACAGTCCTAAACCGACTTGCAAATATTTGACGGCAGACTCATGGGCTGTCGCTGCTTTGGCTCTTTGACCGGCAATTAAATTAAGTTCTGCCAATTCATATTTTTCCGATTCGGAGGTGAGTAAATCCGTCCCATAATTCAGTTGATTAACTAGAGCAAAAATATTGTCTTTTCGATCTTGTGGCGTTGTTTTTTGCAGCAGCAATTGACCAATTTTTAAGTGTGCCTGTTTTTTGTGTTCATTGGGAATTAGAGAATAACACGCCTGCTGCACTCGGTCGTGTAAAAACTTGTAGTCAACTTTGACATCTGTTAAAGTAAACCCACTCGATTCTTCCTGAGTAAATACCAGCGGAATTTTGTATTCATTACCTTGAGGCAAAATCAAACCGGCCTGAAGTGCCGGCCAAAATTGAGCGGCTGTGATTACGGAAGATGCTTCATTCACAACACTCAAAACTTCTAAGTTAAAGCTGTTGCCCACACAAGCTGCTAATTTTAAAACTTTCTGTGTCTCTTCTGGCAGTTTGCGAATATTTCGGGCAATCAGTTCAACAACGTTATAATCAGTAATTCCAATCGCTTGAATGTGTTCAAGGTTCCACTGCCATTCCCTCGAATATAAGTCATAAATTAACAAGTCTTCCTGGTAAAGCGTTTTCAGCAGTTGGCTGAGGAAGAAAGGATTACCCCCAGTTTTGTTAAAAAGTAGTTCAGAAAGCGCTTTAGATCGAACAGATTCGTTTAAAGTTTCGCTGATTAATTCTTTAACATGAATCTCTTGTAAGGGTTTGAGTACAATATTATGAACGGTTGCGCCGGCAGCTTGAATCTTTTCAATGGTTTGAATTGTCGGATGCACTGGAGAAACTTCGTTATCCCGGTAAGCACCGATCAATAATAAATACTGACTCTCTGTATCCGTGATCAGAAATTCAAGCAATTTTAATGAGGCTAAATCTGCCCACTGCAAGTCATCCAAGAAAACAACCAGGGGATGTTCTTGGGTTGTAAATACGCCAATGAATTGTTTGAAAACTCGACTAAAACGGTTTTGCGACTCAGTCGCTCCCAGTTCAGAGACGGAAGGTTGTTTTCCAACAATTAATTCTAGTTCCGGGATGACATCGATAATGACTTGCCCGTTTATCCCTAAAGCCGATAACAGTTTTTCTTTCCAAGTTTGGATTTGCGCTTCGCTTTCGGTCAGTAATTGGCGAATTAATGATTGGAATGCTTGAATCAGGGAAGCATAAGGAATATTTCGTTTAAATTGGTCAAACTTGCCGGCAATAAAATAACCCCGCTGCCGGACAATGGGTTTGTGAACTTCATTGACTAAAACTGTTTTGCCAATCCCGGAATAACCGGAAACAAGCATTAACTCGCTTGTGCCACCGGCTACCCGATCAAAGGTTTCCAAAAGTCTGGAAACTTCTGCTTCTCTTCCGTAGAGTTTTTGAGGAATTAGCAATTGGCCGGCTTTATCTGCGCTGCCGGCAATAAAATCAGAAATCGTGCCGGTCATTTGCAGTTTCATCAAGCAAATTTCCAGATCAAATTTTAGACCTTCTGCACTTTGATACCGCTCTTCAGCCATTTTGGCTAATAACTTCATCACAATCGCTGAAACTGCCTCTGGAATTTCTGGATTGAGCTGTTGTGGCGGCACCGGCTTTTTCGCAATATGGCAGTGAACGAATTCTAAAGGATCAGTTGCAGAAAAAGGCAATTGACCTGTCAGCATTTCATAGAAAGTCACACCCAAAGAGTAAAAATCAGTCCGATAGTCTAAGGAGCGATTCATTCTGCCGGTTTGCTCCGGCGACATATAGGCGAGAGTGCCTTCCAACAAGTTGGGATTACTAATCGCTTGGTTTTCTCGCTCCAGACGAGAAGCAATGCTAAAGTCTATGATTCTGACTTCTGCTGTTTTTGTATTAATTAAAATATTGTGAGGTTTAATGTCCTTATGAATTATATTATTTTTATGTAAATTTCCTAAAATTTCAACTAACTGACAAGCAATTGTGAGAAATTTGATAATTTTAAATTGCTTTTGATTGCTTAATACATCACTTAAAGATTGGCTAATAAAATGTTCAGAAATTAAAGCTAACCCATTTTTAAAGGTTTCCAATCCTAAAGGTTTGACAATTCCCTGGACTTGTAAATTTTCTAAAATCTTATACTCATGTCTTAAGCGAGTAATCTCTTCTATTGTTGGATACTCACTTTTGAGAGTTTTCACAACCACCGCCGTGGCTTCTGCTTCTTTTATTCCGCTATAGATAACAGTTTTGTGGCTTTCATAGATAGCTTGGTTTAGTTTGTAGCCAGAGAGAGTAATGCTCATTTTAATTAAGGAGTGTTTTATGAGTTATAAGTGTTAATTTCTTGAAAGCAATCGCAAATACGAAACGCTTAAGGCTTCAGTAGAAACATTAGCTCGGATGTAAGTGTGAAGCTGCTCCAACTGTAAAACATAATCGGATGTGATATTAGTTGCAATACTTGTATGTCTTTAAAATATTTAAAAATCTTATATTTTAATATAAATTAAAAATTAGAGAGTGTAAAAATCATTTTATTAAATAAGGATAAAACATGCAATGCAGCGAACTCTTCAACAAATGGGGTAAGCTTCTTAAGCGTGATAGCAAAGCATAAAAGGTCAAAATCTGGTAGCCTTGTTTGCGGTTCTTGCTTCAATTCTGGACAGGCGTGCAGCCGGCACTATAAGAACTGAGCGAATCTCCTAGACTAAAGATAGAACAACCACAGAAGATGCTGAGGACTCAAAAAATTCCCTCATGGCGCTGTTGGTGTCTTGGCGGTTCATCTAAAAAGGAGTTCAACCTTGGTTCAACTATCCGCTACCACCCAGGTGGAAAGTCCCCAAGAATGGGACTTATCAGACCTTTATCAAGGCTTTGACGATCCCCAACTGGCGCAAGATTTGCAAGCATTGCAGCAGAGTGCGGCACAGTTCCGGGAACACTATCGCGGCAAAGTTGCCGAACTTAAACCGGAGGCTGTGGCAAGCTGTCTGCAACAGCTGGAAACCATCGCAGAAAAATCCGGTTATGTGTACGCCTTCCCCTCCCTCGTCTTCTCTGCGGATACCCGCAACACTGAGGCAAAGCAATTTCTCGACAAAGTGATGGAAGCGCTGACGATTGTCGAGAACCAGCTGTTATTTTTTGATTTGGAACTGCAAAAGCTCGATGCTGAGAAGTTTGCCGAATTGCAAGCCTCACCGGCACTGCAAACATACAGCCACTACCTAGATCGTATCGCCGAATTGCGCCCTCACAAGCTGTCTGAGGAAGTTGAGCAAACTCGCAACCAAGATAGCCTCACAGGACGGCAAGCGTTTGTCCAGTTGCGTTCCGTACACTTGGGTGAACGAGAATACGAGCCGGTGACAACACCAGAAGGTAAAACTGTCACGGAAGAAGCCGAACTTAGTGCGCTGCTGTTTCACCCAGATGCCGACGTGCGCTATGACGCTTACCTGTCAGTGCGGGACGTGATGCACGAGCACAACTCGCTGTATGGCTTCATTCTCAACACCATCGCTCAAGATCACCGGATTGAAAGCCAGATGCGGGGATACACCGGCACGTTGCACAAGCAATTGTTAGCCGATGAAGTTTCTGAGCCGGTTTTCCGCGCCATTATGGAAGGCACCGGCAGCCGGTTTGACTTATTCCAGCGTTACTATCAGCTCAAAAGCAAAGCCTTGGGGCAAAAAATTCGCATCTGCGATATTTACGCGCCTTGGACATCAGGCGATGAGCTAACGCCGCCGGTGAACTATAAAGCCGGTGTAGAAACTCTACTCACCGCTTTAGAAAAATTTGATGTAAACTACGCCCGTCGTGCGGAAGAATTTTTCATCAAAAACTGGGTAGATGCGAAAGTGCGTCCAGGCAAACGCGGTGGTGCGTTTTGTTCCTACACCCACGGTAAGCACAGTTATCTGATGCTTTCCTACACAGATGACTACAACTCCCTGTTTACTTTAGCCCACGAAATGGGGCACGGATTGCACTTTGCCTGGATAGGAGATCGGCAATCTTATTTCAACAGTAACCCACCAATGGTGCTGGCAGAAATTGCTTCCACTTTTAATGAACTGCTGCTGCTCGATCACCTGCTTAAAACTGCAGCAAATGACAAAGTTCTCACCAAGTCTTTGATCACGCGGCAGTTGGAAGATCAGTTAAATCTGCTATTCCGCCAAAGCACCATCAGCCGGCTGGAATTAGCCATTCACGAACGAGCTGCCGAGGGCAGTTTTGATCGTAAATGGGTTAACGCACAGTGGATGGAACTGTATCGCACACTCTGCGGCGATGCCGTCGAATTGCTGCCAGAACATCAATATGATTGGGCGCGGATCGGTCACATTTTCTTTAAACCGTTCTACTGCTACCAATACACGGCCTCTAATATTGTCAGCTTAGCCTGCTATCAAAAATACCTACAAACCGGCAAAGATTTTATCCCCGGTTACATGGAATTACTCGCTGCCGGTGGCAGTATGAATCAGGTAGAAGCCTTGCGCCGGTATGTAGACGTAGACATAGAAGATCCAGCGACGATTCGGGGCGCTTTAGGTTATGTAGAAAGTCTTTTAGACCAACTACAAGCAACCCTTTAAAACCCGTAAACTTTTAAGGGCAACCCCAAGGTTGTCCTTAAAAACTTAACAAAAAAATACACTTAAAAAACCCATCATCTGCTTTCATCTGTGCTGATCGGTGTGTATCAGCGGTTAAAAAAAATTCCCTCTATGCCGGCAACTAAGGGATATTGGCAAAAACCGGCTACAGCCAATCTATCGCGCCGGCTCAAGACACTGCGTTAAAATTCTCAAGCCAAAGTAACGCAGTCATTTTCTATGCAAATCAACTGGCAAACCGCCAAAACTTACGAAGACATTCTCTACCACAAAACCGACGGCATCGCTAAAATTACCATCAACCGTCCCCACAAACGCAATGCCTTCCGCCCTAAAACAGTCTTTGAACTCTACGATGCCTTTTGCGATGCGCGTGAGGACACCGGCATTGGCGTCGTACTCTTCACTGGCGCGGGACCTCACACCGATGGCAAATACGCATTTTGCTCTGGCGGCGATCAAAGTGTTCGCGGGACAGCCGGCTACGTCGATGATGCCGGCATCCCCCGCCTGAATGTGCTGGACTTACAGCGCCTAATTCGTTCCATGCCCAAAGTGATCATTGCCCTCGTTGCCGGCTACGCCATCGGTGGGGGTCACGTCTTGCACCTGATCTGTGACTTGACAATTGCCGCAGATAACGCCGTGTTTGGACAAACCGGCCCAAAAGTCGGCAGCTTTGACGGGGGTTTTGGGGCTAGCTATTTGGCTAGAGTTGTGGGCCAAAAAAAGGCACGAGAAATCTGGTTTCTCTGCCGGCAGTACAGCGCACAGCAAGCATTGGAAATGGGCTTAGTCAATTGTGTCGTGCCGGTGGAAGAGTTGGAAGCAGAAGGCATAAAATGGGCCAATGAAATCTTAGAGAAAAGCCCCATTGCAATTCGCTGCCTCAAAGCCGCCTTTAACGCCGACTGCGACGGGCAAGCCGGTCTCCAAGAACTTGCCGGTAACGCCACCTTACTTTATTACATGACCGAAGAAGGTGCGGAGGGCAAACAAGCATTTCTCGAAAAACGCCCTCCCGATTTTCGCCAATACCCCTGGCTGCCATAATTCTAGAGTGCCAAAAATTAAGGTTTTTTCATAAAAAATCGCACCGGGTTTAAGTGCCGGTGCGATTGAAATGAGAATTTTTACTCAATTTTTCTTTAGACTCGAATTTTGCCTTGCTTTGAAGTAAGTCCAACCCTTACAAAACCTGCAATCTTAGGTCAAAATTTTCTATATCGAGTAATTCGGTAGATGCATCTCCAACGTCTTGACTTGTTTTTGGCCACTACCGGCCAGCAAGCTTCATTAATAAAATATTTTCAGTTACACTAAAAGCGCCGAGGTCAACCTTGACGGGGTCACGTTGTTTTCCTGAGTGCAAGCATCTGCCTGAGAACAAGCTAATGAACCCTCTAAAGAAAGCGGTTCCTGACAGCTCAGCATTTCCTGATGCCAAAGTCTGAGTTCTTCCAGTGCTTCCCAAGAGGGAGCAAAGGGAGGAAGCGCCAACGAGCAAGCTGTCCAGCCGCCTCGCACCGGCACATCCAACTGTTGGCAATGACCACCGCGTCTTCCCACTGGCTGGTAAAAGCGGCAGTGGCGGCAGGCGGAAGCAGAGCAATTAAGGGTTTTCATAAAGTTCTCGTTGGAGATGCGAATGATCGTCTTCTTTTATTTGTAATCGATCGCTCTCAACGTTATTTAGCCTGCAACCACCGATCCTGTATAGATTTAAGCGATCCCCGAGGTGTTTCTCCTCTTAATCTTTATTTTAGATTTACTTTAAAAACCGATACATATAACTTTAAAAATAGAAGCGGTCTATAGGCTGCAATAGACAAATTTAGGACAAAACTAAACGGGGATCAAGTAAAACGTTAAACATCTGACAAGAGGAATACACTAAAATCATTAACTAACAAGGTCTAAGAGGAAGAATTATACTCTGAATTTGCCATTCGTAAGGAGTAAATAATTACATTTTTTAAATCTTGCGAAAGGCCACAACCAAAAACCCTTTAAAAGAATGGCTCCGGTCGGTTGCAAGCCGGCAAGCTGGCCCTGGCAAACCCTGGCTTCACCTCACCAGCCCCTCGTCGCACACAAGGCACAAACTCCCCAGCGCTGAAGCTCTCCCGGTGGCGCAGGACACTGACACTGCTCGCAAAGCGGTAAAGATTGCGTTCGCGCCTGTATGCCCTCAGCCCATTGCTGAAAAGCTTCCTTTGGCTCCTTAACAGCCGGCTTCGGTTCAATTTTATCGCCGGTTGGCGTATCAACTACCCGACTCGGATGCTCTCGCCACAAGACTGTTTGCTCTTGGGTTGCCGGCCCATCATTGAGTGGGTTGTGCCACTGAGCCGTCGAAAAGCGAATATCTACCAGAGATGCCGGCAAACGCAAATTTAACTTGGCCAAAATCTGCCGACGCTGGAACATGAGCTGTTGTGCCCAAACCGCACTCGATGTCGCTACCTTTAGCACCCCGCGATCAATAGCAAGCGGTCGAGTTTGAGCCATCACCGCTGCACCGACCACTTCGGGCCAACAGCGCAGCAAACTTTGAAATTCCTGTGATTGCTGCAACCCCGCGTGATTTTCTAGAGAGCCTATCACCTGATTGAGAGCTTTAAAAGCCATCGCGCCCCTCTCAAATTTTTGCAAACGCCCGGTTATCAGCAAAGCTCATCAGCGATGCCTCCCTTTATATTCTGATGGCTCTGTGACTTATCTAGGTAGAGGTTTTGGCAACAAGAAAGCCGGCTGCAGTTAAACGCATTAAAAAAGCCTCAAAAATGATAGAACCCCTCGCCGGTAAAAATCTTGAAGGGAGACTTAAAATAAAGCATCGATGAATCGGCACAGATCACTGTTCAGCAATGGCTAAACATCTGCACCAAAAGACCCAACCCGCGCAAACAGCAACCGCCATCAAAAATATTTCACCTCAGCCATTGGCTTTAACCCTTGTCAGTGGGAACAATGGGCGAGCAAAAACCGGCTCTGGTGTAAGATATCAAGTTAAGCTTTTAAATCGGTACAAACAGAACTGCCCAAAACAGGTCGCCCGCACCTGAGGGATAAACCACTTCACTACATGATGCGCGATCGAAACAGCCGGTAGGAGCCGCACGCAATGAGCAAAAGTCCCGACCTTGTCTCAGCCACACCCGCCTCGCCAACCCATTCATTGAAGCCGGCCTTAAAAGCGGCTCTCGGCAGTTTGGATGTGCAGCTAGAGGAAGAATTAACCCGATACCGACGCCAGCGACGCCGGGAACAAACGCCCACGTCTAACCGAGGAATTGGCCAAAACCAAAGCCGAGACCCCTTAGATTTAATTTATGTGACAGCCACCGGCGGCAGAACCCAGCCGAATGCAGGCTCACTGGCGGAAATGCCGCCACCGTCGGTGTCCATTGACCCGCCGGCTCCAACCTGGCAAAAAGAGGAGCTATCACTGCCCCAGATATCGATCCCACCCTCAGCGGCAGAGCTAGCTGGCTCCAACGCGCTAGAAGCCTCTCAAACAGCCAACGGCGAACCTAGCCCCACCACCGAAATTGCTGCCGGTGAAAGTTTAGCCCATCCCAACAAAAGCGAAGCTCCAAACGGCTATTTGGAGTCCTCAGAAGAACTGCTCAAAAGTCTTGGTGACCCACGAGCAACCAAAGCAAGACAAAGGGAACGGAACACCGCAGACAACCTGCTCAGCCCCCTGGGCATCGGGTCAATGTTGCTGTTTTTAATGGCTAGCGCGATCTTCGGGTACGTGGCCACCAATCCGTCCGGTCTGAAACACCTCTCACCGAGCCGGCTTTTTAACCAGCAAACGCCCAACACCGCCCAAAATTCAAACAATACAACCGTCACCACCGGCGGTGCGGCGGAAGCCAGCCTGCCAACCTCCCCAAATTTAGCCTCCGAAGAATTTGTGGAACTTGATTTGGGCACACTCAGTACAGTGAATCCCTCGCCCACGCCACTACTGGCCCCAGTCCTACAATCTTCTGTTCCACCGCAAGCCGCCAGCGCTACCCCGATTCCCCAGGTCACTGTCAAATCAGGCCCAGTGCCCACTCCCAGCCCAGCCGCCAAATCCAGAGGTTTGGGAAGCTTGACAGCGGCTTTATTGCCTCCATCAAACAAACCGCAAGGGTCGAACAAGCCGCCGGCAAAAGGACAGCCCCTGGCTCCCCCAGCCGCGCCGAAAGCACCGGCACCGACAGTAACGGTTGTAACACCTAGCCCAGCAGTAACCATAACCACGGCACCAGCAGCCACGCCCACCGCCACGCCAACAGCCGCCGCAACAGCGAACGCCGAATCTGCTACAGACGATTACTTCTATGTTGTCTTGAATTATGACGGCGAAGCTAGTCTGGAAAAAGCACGGCAAGTCGTCGCAGATGCCTACGCACGCGACTTCCCAGCCGGCTCTCAAATCCAGTTAGGGGCTTTTAATGATGCGGCTACTGCCCAAATTTTGGTGCAGGAACTGCAACGACAAGGACTGGCAGCCAAGGTTTACCGGCCTTAAGTGGGCCAATGAGAGCGGGCAAGATCCCGTAAAACTGCAAATCGGTTTTTCGCGTCTTGCCGGCATCAAAACAAAGGCCGGTTTTTCAGCAAGTCTGCCGGCAGCGGCAAAGTCACAGGCTACAAAGCTTGAAATACGCTCATAGCAGTTTTTTGGTAAGATTAACCTGTTGGTGAATTCGCCATCACCATGCAATAAGCACCTTTTGTGAAAATGCAAACACCTCAGCGGTTTGCATAATCGTGCGAGTAATACCCGCAATTCATCCTAGGCAGTAAGACTGATAAGGTCTCAAAAGAAGACATTCATTCAAAAAGCTAGGAAGAATGCGGTCAGTGCTGTTCCTTCAACTGCCTGGAAATCCGGTACAAGGAAGAATCCGTTATGGGATTATTTGACCGTGTCATGCGGGTGATTCGCGCCAATATCAACAGTCTGGTTGGCAGCGCGGAAGATCCAGAAAAAATTCTGGAACAAACTGTGATTGATATGCAGGAGGATCTGATCCAACTGCGGCAAGCGGTCGCCCAGGCAATTGCCACCCAGAAACGCACAGAGCGCCAGTGCAGCCAAGCTCAATCCACAGCAGATGAATGGTATCGCCGCGCCCAGCTAGCACTGCAAAAAGGGGATGAGAATTTGGCCCGCGAAGCCCTGATGCGGCGGAAAACCTACCACGAAACAGCACAGGCAATGAAGGCGCAGATTGAACAACAAAGTGGTGTTGTTAACCAGCTCAAGCAAAATATGCGGAGCTTGGAGAGCAAAATTGCCGAGGCTAAAACGAAAAAAGATTTGTACATTGCCCGCGCCCGCTCTGCCAAAGCTTCTGAAAAGTTGAACGAGATGATGGGACAGTTCAACACCGGCAGCGCCATGAATGCCTTCGAGCGCATGGAAGAGAAAGTTATGCAGCTCGAAGCCCGATCAGAAGCAATCGCACATCTGGGACACGATGATTTAGAAAACAAATTTGCCGCTTTGGAAGGGGGAGGCGGTGTTGATGCTGAACTAGCGGCGATGAAATCTCAAATCATTAGGGGTAGCGATCCAGCCAAATTGCCTCCCGGTGAGTCATCGAATCCGTAAACGATTTTTAATAAATGTGAAAGAGAAAACAGCTTCTCAAACGCAGCAATCGCTTGCCGGCACCCGAAACTTGGCAGACTAACTCTTGAAGCCAGTTCTTTCACAACGGAAAGCAGATGCCGGCTAAATACAAAGAAATTCCCTTGCCTCTACCGATTAAAGCCTGAAGTTTTTACACTGAAGTAAGAGAGTCCTCTGTGGAATCTCCACCAAGGCTGTGTGCCTCCCTGAAAATACCAACTTAAACTAGATATTAAGTTGAGGGCAGCCGTCTCAGACTGAACCGATTGAGACGCTGGCCACCTAAATTAAACCCAACGGGCTGACACCAGAAGCCTGACATACCTCGTAAACCCTAAAAGGAAAGACGAAATCATGGGATTGTTTGATCGCATTAGCCGCGTCGTCCGGGCCAATATGAACGACATGGTCAGCAAGGCAGAAGATCCTGAAAAGGTCTTAGACCAGGCCATCATAGATATGCAGGAAGACCTGGTGCAGTTGCGTCAGGCCGTTGCCAGTTCGATTGCCACACAAAAACGCACCGAGCAACAGTACAATCAGGCTCAATCTCAAGCTAACACCTGGCAACAACGCGCCCAGCTAGCTTTGCAAAAAGGGGATGAAAATCTAGCCCGCGAAGCACTGGTTCGGAAAAAAAGCCACGCTGAAACAGCAGGAACGCTGAAAGCCCAGCTGGATACGCAAGTGACTCAGGTGGATACGCTCAAGCGCAACCTGATTGCTTTGGAAAGTAAGATTTCTGAAGCCAAAACCAAAAAGAATATGCTCAAAGCGCGGGCGCAAGCTGCTAAGGCGAACGAACAGCTGCAAAATACGATTGGCAATTTGGGCACTAGCAGCGCAATGGGCGCTTTCGAGCGCATGGAAGAGAAGGTTTTGCAAATGGAAGCCCGATCTCAAGCGGCTGCTGAGCTGGGTGGTAGCGATTTAGAAAGTCAATTTGCCTTGCTTGAATCTGGCAGCAATGTTGACGATGAACTCGCAGCAATGAAAGCTTCCCTTAGCGGTGCTCCTCCCACCCAAGAAGCTCTACCCGCTTCTGGCCAAACGAGTGCCCCCAAAAACAATCAAGCCGTTGACGCTGAATTGGAAGAACTGCGTTCGCAACTCAACGATATGTAGGTCTCACCGGCTCTTGATCGTTTCTCCAGCAACCCAGGTCTCGATAAACCGCTGTGCGTCCACTCTCTCACCTGTTCCATTTCGAGCGAACACAGAGGGGATGGATGACTTCAGGGAGTCTATCGGGACCTGTTTGCTAAGTGCTGGCCGATAAAATCTGGATAAGATGCGGACAAGCGAGGAATAATCAAACGGATACGAGAATGTGGGTCAACCGGCTCGGTTTATTGTTGCGCTCAC
Proteins encoded in this region:
- a CDS encoding PspA/IM30 family protein, whose translation is MGLFDRVMRVIRANINSLVGSAEDPEKILEQTVIDMQEDLIQLRQAVAQAIATQKRTERQCSQAQSTADEWYRRAQLALQKGDENLAREALMRRKTYHETAQAMKAQIEQQSGVVNQLKQNMRSLESKIAEAKTKKDLYIARARSAKASEKLNEMMGQFNTGSAMNAFERMEEKVMQLEARSEAIAHLGHDDLENKFAALEGGGGVDAELAAMKSQIIRGSDPAKLPPGESSNP
- a CDS encoding DUF721 domain-containing protein, giving the protein MAFKALNQVIGSLENHAGLQQSQEFQSLLRCWPEVVGAAVMAQTRPLAIDRGVLKVATSSAVWAQQLMFQRRQILAKLNLRLPASLVDIRFSTAQWHNPLNDGPATQEQTVLWREHPSRVVDTPTGDKIEPKPAVKEPKEAFQQWAEGIQARTQSLPLCEQCQCPAPPGELQRWGVCALCATRGW
- the menB gene encoding 1,4-dihydroxy-2-naphthoyl-CoA synthase, with translation MQINWQTAKTYEDILYHKTDGIAKITINRPHKRNAFRPKTVFELYDAFCDAREDTGIGVVLFTGAGPHTDGKYAFCSGGDQSVRGTAGYVDDAGIPRLNVLDLQRLIRSMPKVIIALVAGYAIGGGHVLHLICDLTIAADNAVFGQTGPKVGSFDGGFGASYLARVVGQKKAREIWFLCRQYSAQQALEMGLVNCVVPVEELEAEGIKWANEILEKSPIAIRCLKAAFNADCDGQAGLQELAGNATLLYYMTEEGAEGKQAFLEKRPPDFRQYPWLP
- a CDS encoding SPOR domain-containing protein, yielding MSKSPDLVSATPASPTHSLKPALKAALGSLDVQLEEELTRYRRQRRREQTPTSNRGIGQNQSRDPLDLIYVTATGGRTQPNAGSLAEMPPPSVSIDPPAPTWQKEELSLPQISIPPSAAELAGSNALEASQTANGEPSPTTEIAAGESLAHPNKSEAPNGYLESSEELLKSLGDPRATKARQRERNTADNLLSPLGIGSMLLFLMASAIFGYVATNPSGLKHLSPSRLFNQQTPNTAQNSNNTTVTTGGAAEASLPTSPNLASEEFVELDLGTLSTVNPSPTPLLAPVLQSSVPPQAASATPIPQVTVKSGPVPTPSPAAKSRGLGSLTAALLPPSNKPQGSNKPPAKGQPLAPPAAPKAPAPTVTVVTPSPAVTITTAPAATPTATPTAAATANAESATDDYFYVVLNYDGEASLEKARQVVADAYARDFPAGSQIQLGAFNDAATAQILVQELQRQGLAAKVYRP
- a CDS encoding PspA/IM30 family protein; the encoded protein is MGLFDRISRVVRANMNDMVSKAEDPEKVLDQAIIDMQEDLVQLRQAVASSIATQKRTEQQYNQAQSQANTWQQRAQLALQKGDENLAREALVRKKSHAETAGTLKAQLDTQVTQVDTLKRNLIALESKISEAKTKKNMLKARAQAAKANEQLQNTIGNLGTSSAMGAFERMEEKVLQMEARSQAAAELGGSDLESQFALLESGSNVDDELAAMKASLSGAPPTQEALPASGQTSAPKNNQAVDAELEELRSQLNDM